One stretch of Streptomyces sp. A2-16 DNA includes these proteins:
- a CDS encoding small ribosomal subunit Rsm22 family protein has translation MTAPVSPAETLRTTLAALLDGLPPKQAAQAVERLIANYRGATPTDAPILRDRADVAAYAAYRMPATFEAVHAALEALAGAVPGWTPADHTDIGGGTGAATWAVTATWAGERAVTVLDWSDPALALGREIAAANPALKDARWERARIGKDLALPATDLVTVSYVLNELTPADRTALVDTAAASARTVVIVEAGTPAGYARVIEARDRFVAAGFRVAAPCPHSGACPIVPGEDWCHFSARVSRSSLHRRVKGGSLPYEDEKFSYVAATRLPAAPAPARVIRRPQIRKGQVLLDLCEPDEQLTRRTVTKRHGDLYKAARDAAWGDSWPPADRQDLPDGDGRMRPAGA, from the coding sequence GCTGATCGCCAACTACCGCGGGGCCACCCCCACCGACGCCCCCATCCTCCGCGACCGCGCGGACGTGGCCGCCTACGCCGCCTACCGCATGCCCGCGACCTTCGAGGCGGTCCACGCGGCCCTGGAGGCCCTCGCCGGGGCCGTACCCGGCTGGACCCCCGCCGACCACACCGACATCGGCGGCGGCACCGGCGCCGCGACCTGGGCCGTCACCGCCACCTGGGCGGGCGAGCGGGCGGTCACCGTCCTCGACTGGTCCGACCCCGCGCTCGCCCTCGGCCGTGAGATCGCCGCCGCGAACCCGGCCCTGAAGGACGCCCGCTGGGAGCGCGCCAGGATCGGCAAGGACCTCGCCCTGCCCGCCACGGACCTGGTCACCGTCTCGTACGTCCTCAACGAGCTCACCCCCGCCGACCGCACCGCCCTCGTCGACACCGCGGCGGCGTCCGCGCGGACGGTCGTGATCGTCGAGGCCGGAACCCCCGCCGGGTACGCGCGCGTCATCGAGGCCCGCGACCGCTTCGTCGCCGCCGGCTTCCGGGTCGCCGCGCCCTGCCCGCACAGCGGGGCCTGCCCGATCGTGCCGGGCGAGGACTGGTGCCACTTCTCGGCGCGGGTCAGCCGATCCTCCCTCCACCGTCGGGTCAAGGGCGGCTCGCTGCCGTACGAGGACGAGAAGTTCAGCTACGTCGCCGCGACCCGCCTCCCGGCCGCCCCGGCCCCCGCCCGGGTGATCCGCCGCCCCCAGATCCGCAAGGGCCAGGTCCTCCTCGACCTCTGCGAGCCCGACGAACAGCTGACCCGTCGCACGGTCACCAAGCGCCACGGCGACCTGTACAAGGCGGCGAGGGACGCGGCCTGGGGCGACAGCTGGCCCCCCGCGGACCGCCAGGACCTGCCGGACGGGGACGGTCGTATGCGGCCGGCCGGCGCCTGA
- a CDS encoding DUF6243 family protein, with product MARGGPGNMLGVGGTRSNIGRKALRGGNREGRVGGARDPQAEKRELLRKLREKREPDTAEGDEQRS from the coding sequence ATGGCGCGAGGTGGACCGGGAAACATGCTCGGAGTCGGCGGGACCCGCAGCAACATCGGCCGCAAGGCGCTGCGCGGCGGCAACCGCGAGGGCCGGGTCGGCGGCGCGCGGGACCCTCAGGCCGAGAAGCGTGAGCTGCTGCGCAAACTCCGGGAGAAGCGGGAGCCGGACACCGCGGAGGGCGACGAGCAGCGGTCGTGA